The Manihot esculenta cultivar AM560-2 chromosome 1, M.esculenta_v8, whole genome shotgun sequence genome has a window encoding:
- the LOC110622393 gene encoding receptor protein kinase-like protein ZAR1: MLPLIALFIFHCVALAASLNDEGLALLSFKQSLWNSTVYLDNWISSDIHPCSWYGVGCKEGRVIFLSIPDKRLSGFLYLDTGKLASLRHLNLKNNDFYGSLPAELFSGTGLKSLVLAGNSFSGRVPNEMGNLKDLRILDLSQNSFNGSVPPTLLQCRKLRQLLLSRNSFTGFLPDGLGTNLVMLQKLDLSFNNFSGFIPSDLGNLSSLQGTLDLSHNLFNGSIPASLANLPGSVYINLSYNNLSGAIPQNDVLLNLGPTAFLGNPLLCGLPLKTPCPSNPKPLPYQPNQLPTGNRSGRSRAFVIAIVGSTVLGFGLISVLFSYWYRKVYVCRKGKRVEGSICFEEKSIVRKEMFCFRTDDLESLSENMEQYIFVPLDSRVKFDLEQLLKASAFLLGKSRIGIVYKVVLEKGPTVAVRRLEDGGSQSYREFQTEVEAIGKIRHPNIVGLLAYCWCVNEKLLIYDYINNGDLATAIHGRTGMIYFKPLSWSTRLRIMKGVAKGLAFLHEFSPKKYVHGNLKPSNILLGENMEPRISDFGLNRLTYTTEESLTVHLDQMTSSTPHQGSPYALTPTNSSPIMRYYEAPEASRASKPSQKWDVYSFGVILLEIISGKSPIIQTGSSEMGLVQWTQLSTEVKPISDILDPFLVHDLEKRDEMVALLKIALACVHMSPDKRPAMRIVSDTLEKLASFA, from the exons ATGTTGCCTTTGATAGCTCTATTCATCTTCCACTGTGTTGCACTTGCTGCTTCTCTAAATGATGAAGGTCTTGCTCTTCTATCCTTCAAACAATCCTTATGGAACTCCACTGTTTATCTGGATAACTGGATCTCGTCTGACATCCACCCGTGTTCGTGGTATGGAGTTGGATGCAAAGAAGGACGAGTCATTTTTCTTAGTATTCCAGATAAGAGACTTTCTGGGTTTCTATATCTTGATACTGGGAAGCTGGCTTCTCTTCGCCATCTTAATCTCAAGAACAATGACTTCTATGGAAGCTTGCCTGCTGAGCTCTTTAGTGGAACAGGGTTAAAAAGCTTGGTACTCGCAGGAAATTCATTTTCTGGGCGAGTACCTAATGAGATGGGGAACCTCAAGGACCTAAGAATCCTTGATCTTTCACAGAATTCTTTCAATGGTTCAGTACCTCCAACTCTTCTTCAATGCAGGAAACTGAGGCAGCTTTTACTTAGTCGAAACAGCTTCACCGGATTTCTACCAGATGGGTTAGGAACCAATTTGGTAATGCTTCAGAAACTGGATCTTTCATTTAACAACTTCAGTGGTTTTATCCCCAGCGACCTCGGCAATCTGTCGAGTTTGCAAGGAACTCTTGACCTATCTCACAATCTTTTCAATGGTTCTATTCCTGCAAGTCTAGCAAATCTTCCCGGATCAGTCTATATTAATCTCTCTTACAACAATCTCAGTGGTGCCATACCACAAAATGATGTTCTACTAAATTTAGGACCAACAGCTTTTCTTGGCAACCCTCTCCTCTGTGGACTCCCATTGAAAACTCCGTGCCCTTCAAATCCAAAACCTTTACCATATCAACCAAATCAACTTCCTACAGGAAACAGGTCAGGTCGGAGCCGGGCTTTTGTGATTGCAATTGTTGGCAGTACAGTGTTGGGATTTGGCCTCATCAGTGTGCTGTTCTCTTACTGGTACCGGAAAGTGTATGTTTGTAGAAAGGGCAAACGAGTTGAGGGCAGTatttgttttgaagagaaatCAATAGTAAGAAAGGAAATGTTCTGCTTCAGGACAGATGACCTGGAGTCTCTGTCTGAAAATATGGAGCAGTACATTTTCGTACCATTAGACTCCCGAGTTAAATTTGATCTGGAACAACTGTTGAAAGCTTCTGCTTTTCTTCTGGGAAAGAGCAGAATAGGCATTGTCTATAAAGTTGTTCTTGAAAAGGGGCCAACTGTAGCAGTGAGAAGGCTAGAAGATGGAGGTTCTCAAAGTTACAGGGAGTTTCAAACTGAAGTAGAAGCAATTGGAAAGATTCGGCACCCAAACATAGTCGGTCTTCTGGCTTATTGTTGGTGTGTTAATGAAAAGCTACTAATCTATGACTACATAAACAATGGAGATCTTGCCACTGCAATTCATG GAAGAACAGGAATGATATACTTCAAACCTCTTTCATGGTCTACTCGTCTTAGAATCATGAAAGGAGTAGCAAAGGGACTGGCTTTTCTACATGAATTCAGCCCCAAAAAGTATGTGCATGGAAATCTAAAGCCTAGCAATATTCTGCTTGGAGAGAACATGGAACCACGCATCTCTGATTTTGGACTTAATCGTTTAACTTACACAACTGAAGAATCACTAACAGTTCATTTAGATCAAATGACAAGCAGCACACCACATCAGGGGTCTCCATATGCACTCACGCCCACAAATTCAAGCCCAATTATGCGTTACTACGAAGCTCCAGAGGCCTCAAGAGCCTCGAAGCCATCACAGAAGTGGGATGTTTACTCGTTCGGAGTGATTTTACTGGAGATTATTTCTGGGAAGTCACCAATTATTCAGACAGGTTCATCAGAAATGGGTCTTGTTCAATGGACTCAGCTTAGCACTGAAGTAAAGCCAATTTCCGATATATTAGATCCCTTTTTAGTTCATGATTTGGAGAAGAGAGATGAGATGGTTGCATTACTTAAAATCGCTCTAGCTTGTGTCCACATGAGCCCTGATAAGAGACCTGCTATGAGGATTGTGAGTGACACTCTGGAAAAATTGGCCTCATTTGCTTGA
- the LOC110626655 gene encoding uncharacterized protein LOC110626655 — translation MELISTPFAGTWRRYWRRKRYQRLDGAFTGRKNMRVVRFGGGSPRRAWKIRPKLRILKIAATSPLRLLRKLKNAYVDMMLNLAGNVSFLNNDTVFGNKRIPKARQAPAAAYSNEEFETRLVYEIYKALKSTQ, via the coding sequence ATGGAGCTCATTTCTACACCGTTTGCCGGCACCTGGAGGAGATACTGGAGAAGGAAGAGATACCAGAGGCTCGATGGCGCATTTACAGGCAGAAAAAATATGAGAGTTGTGAGATTCGGTGGAGGCAGCCCACGTAGAGCTTGGAAGATCAGACCCAAGCTTAGAATATTAAAGATTGCAGCTACTTCTCCATTGAGGCTTTTGAGGAAGCTCAAGAATGCTTATGTTGATATGATGCTTAACTTGGCTGGGAATGTAAGTTTCTTGAATAATGATACTGTTTTTGGAAATAAACGGATTCCAAAAGCTAGGCAAGCTCCTGCTGCTGCTTATTCTAATGAAGAATTTGAGACTAGGCTGGTTTATGAGATCTATAAGGCCTTGAAATCAACTCAGTGA